The Streptomyces kanamyceticus DNA segment CAGACCGCGCACGTGGTCCCCGTCAAGCTCCTGCCCGAAGAGTTCGCGGGTGGCCGCGTCGAGGCGGGCCAGATGGAGGCCGATGCCGCGCACCTTCCCGCCCCTGATCTGCATCGCGGTGAAGTGCCCCGTGTTCACGGTGGCGGGATGGAGCAGCGTTTCGGCGGTGGCGGGGCGGCCGTCGATCTCGATGCGCCGCACCTGCGGGGTCGTTGTCATGCCGTCACGCTACGAGGCGTCCGGCGCGGCGGACCCGCGGCCCCCGGCGGAGGAAGGGTCCTCGACGAACCGGCGCGCCCCGGGGCCGCGCGAACCGAGGTCGTCCCGCGGGTTGGACAGCGTGCACTTGGTGAGCGAGAGGCAGCCGCAGCCGATGCAGTCGCTGAGGCTGTCGCGCAGCCGCTCCAGGGTGCGGATGCGGGCGTCGAGGTCGGCGCGCCAGCGCTCGGAGATCCGCGCCCAGTCCTCGCGGGTCGGCGTGCGGTCCTCGGGGAGCAGTCCGAGTACGTCGCGGATCGTGGCCAGCGGGATGCCGAGACCCTGCGAGGTGCGGATGAAGGCGACCCTGCGCAGGGTGTCGCGGCTGTAGCGGCGCTGATTGCCCCCGGTGCGGCGGCTCTTGATGAGCCCTTCGCGCTCGTAGAACCGCAGCGCGGAGGTGGCGACACCGCTGCGCCGGGCGATCTCGCCGACGGTGGCTTCCCTGGCGTCCGGTGCGAGGTGCGAGGTCATGCGGGCAGACTAACCGCGAGATCGCCTTGACCTTAAGCGCGGTTGAGGTACGAGGCTTCCCTCATGACCGAAACCACGGCACCCTCCGCTGTCATCGAATCCGCTTCCGCTGTCACCGAGTTCGCGTCCGCCGCGGATTCCGAGTCCGCCGCCGCTCCGCTCCGCGTCGCCGTCGTCATCGGCAGCAACCGGGAGGGCCGCTTCGGGCCCGTCGTCGCCGAGTGGCTGCTCGCCAGAGTGCGCGAGCGAACCGACCTCGTCGTCGACGTCGTCGACCTGGCCGACGCGGATCTGCCCACGTCCCTCTCCTTCAACCCGTCCGACGCCGTGAGCGCCGAACTCGCCAAGGTGACACCGAAGTTGGCGGCCGCCGACGCGTTCATCGTCCTCACCCCCGAGTACAACCACTCCTACCCGGCCTCCCTGAAGAGCCTCATCGACTGGCATGGCGCCGAATGGCAGGCCAAGCCAGTCGCCCTCGTCTCCTACGGCGGGCTCTCCGGCGGCCTGCGCGCCGTCGAACACCTGCGTCCGGTCCTCGCCGAACTGCACGCCGTGACGATCCGCGACACCGTCTCCTTCCACAACGCGGGCGCGCTCTTCGACGCCGAAGGCAACCACCAGGACCCGGCGGGCGCGGACGCGGCGGCCAAGACGATGCTCGACCAGCTGGCGTGGTGGGCGTGGGCGCTGCGGAGCGCCAAGGAGGTCCGCCCGTACGGAAGTTGATAGATACGAGAGACACGAGAGATGTGAGAGGTGTCAGGCGGCGGCCGGGGAGTCCCCGGCCGCGCGCGGCGGCCGGGCCCTCGGCAGGTCGACCACCGCGACCGCCCCGCCGTCCCGCCCGTTGGAGAGGTCGACGCGGGCACCGATCACCTGGGCCTGGCCGAGCGCGATGGTCAGACCGAGCCCGGTGCCCTGACCGCGTTCGCGCGCGCCGGTCTGGAAGCGCTGCGGACCGTCCCTGAGCAGGCACTCGGGGAACCCGGGGCCGTGATCGGTGACCGTGACGCGCGTCCCGCTGACCCGCACGTCGACGCAACCGCCGCCGTGCTTGAGGGCGTTGGTGACGAGGTTGGCGAGAATCCGCTCCAGGCGGCGCGCGTCGGTGCGTACGAAGATGTCCTCCGCACCACGGTCGTCACTGTCACTGTCACCGTCACTGTCGGCGCTCCGGTCGGTGAACCGGACCGCGTCGCCGTCGTACCCCGCGCGCTGCACGATCCCCTCGACGAGACGCCCCAGCGGATGCACGTCCAGATCGGGCTTCTCCACCTCGGCGTCGAGCCGCGCCACCTCAAGGAGGTCCTCCGTGAGGGTGCGCAGGGCGTGCACCCGGTCGCGCACCAGCTCGGTGGGGCGGCTCGGCGGCAGCAGTTCGGCCGCGGTGTGCAGCCCGGTCAGCGGCGTACGCAGCTCGTGCGCGACGTCCGCGGTGAAGCGCTGCTCGGCCTCCAGGCGCTGCTGCAGCGACGCGGCCATCGTGTCGACGGCGGTGGCGAGGTCCGCGACCTCGTCCTTGCCGTGCCGCAGGCCCGGCGGCCTGGGATGGTCGATGCGGGCGTCGAGGTCGCCCTGGCTGATCCGGCGCGCGGTGGCGGCGGCGGTGCGCAGTTCGCGGCTGAGCCTGCTGGACAGGCCCGCGCCGCCGAGCGCGGCCAGGCCGACGACGGCGGCACCGGAACCGATCAGCTGTTGGTCGAACTCGGCCATCTCGTCGGCCTGTTCGCGCAGCGACTCGCGGACGGAGAGCACCTGGTCGCCGACCGGTCGCGCCGCCCATACGCACGGATCGCCCGACCCCATGTCGAGGTACGTGGTGCGCCGCCCGGCCAGCGCGGCATCGCGCAGCGGCTTCGGCAGGTCGGGCGAGTCGATGGCGGCGCCCATGTCGTCCTGGTCGACCTGCCCGGTCAGCTCGTACAGCTGACGCACCCGCACCAGCTGGGCGACCGCCCCCGACCTGGCGTTGGCGGACACCTGGTCGAGCCGGGCGTGATGGATGAGCACCCCGATGGCGACGGCGACGACGGCACAGCCCGCGGCGAGCAGCGCGGTGATCTTCCAGCGCAGTCCGAGGCTGTTGAGCGCGGCGCGGGCCCCGCGCGCCATCAGTGGCCGCCGGGGGAGTCGGAGGGGGTGGGCGGCCGGGAGGGCTTGTAGTTCTTGACGTCGCTGAGCGTGGACATCCGCGTGCCGTCCCAGTGGAAGCGCACGGCCTGCTCGCCGCCGTCCGCACAGGGCGTGCGCACCAGCAGATCGGGGCCGATCGTCTCGACGCTCAGGCTCCGCCCCGAGGTGAACAGGATCGGATAGACCTTGCCGCCGCGCTCGGTGTAGACGACGAGCACGTTCCGTCCGCTCTCCGTGTCCGCGGCCACGAGCAGCTCGGGCTTCTTGTCACCGGTCAGGTCGGTGAACATGGGCGGCCGGAGCCCGGCCTGCCCCGGGCGGTCGATCATCTCCCGGTCCGCCAGCGGCTTCGTACGCGGATCGGCCCGCAGGATCGCCCGTACGTCCATCGAAGCGAGCCCGCCGGAACCCACCTTCGGCAGCCCCTTGAGCGCCTGGGGCGGCGGCTGGCGCGTGGCCGCTTCGGCGCCGGGCACCTTGGCCGACTTGCTCACCCAGGCGGGCCAGACCGACGCGGGGCGCGGCTGCACCGAAACGGACGGCGCGGCCTCACCGGCGCCGAGGCCGTCGGTCCTGCCGCATCCGGAGAGCGCGAGGACCGCAAGAACGGCGAAGAGGGCGGCACACAGGACGAGCCGGTGGCGGAGGATCGGGTTCATGGAGTGGGGGACCGTCGGGGTGGGGGGCGTGCGTGCGGATGTGGCGGTGGCCGGTCCCGGGACTGCGCTGGGGATTCGGCAGTGGACCGGCCACCGCCTCCGACGCTAGGAACCATCCGTCACGAAAATCGGGAGATTGTGTAACAGCTGCGCCTAAGAATGGCTGAACCGGCCAATTAGGGACCTTCGGATCGGGCCCTAGGGCCCGCGCACCGGGCCGGTGGACTTCAAGAAGGATCACCGCTACGACTTCTGAAAGAACCGCCGCGACCGCCGCGACTTCCGTACGAGCGAGAACGAGGTGCCCCATGCCAGAACCGACCGCGCTGCCGTTCTTCGTCTACGGCACGTTGCGGCCGGGGGAGTGCAATCACGCGGCGCTGCTGACCGGCCGGGTCGCCCGCGAGGACCCGGCCCTGCTGCCGGGCGCGGTCCTCTACGAGGGCCCCGGTTATCCGTACGCCGTGGAGGAACCCCAAGCTGAGCCCATACGCGGAGAGTTGGTGACCCCGCTACCGTCCGCCCATGACCGGCTGCTCATCTCTCTCGACCTCCTGGAGGAGTACGCGCCGGGTGATCCGCGCAACCTCTACGAGCGCGTGGTGCGCGAAGTGACCCGCACCGCCGACGGCGCGGCGGTCCGAGCCTGGGTCTATGTGGCCGCGCCCCGGGTGGA contains these protein-coding regions:
- a CDS encoding sensor histidine kinase gives rise to the protein MARGARAALNSLGLRWKITALLAAGCAVVAVAIGVLIHHARLDQVSANARSGAVAQLVRVRQLYELTGQVDQDDMGAAIDSPDLPKPLRDAALAGRRTTYLDMGSGDPCVWAARPVGDQVLSVRESLREQADEMAEFDQQLIGSGAAVVGLAALGGAGLSSRLSRELRTAAATARRISQGDLDARIDHPRPPGLRHGKDEVADLATAVDTMAASLQQRLEAEQRFTADVAHELRTPLTGLHTAAELLPPSRPTELVRDRVHALRTLTEDLLEVARLDAEVEKPDLDVHPLGRLVEGIVQRAGYDGDAVRFTDRSADSDGDSDSDDRGAEDIFVRTDARRLERILANLVTNALKHGGGCVDVRVSGTRVTVTDHGPGFPECLLRDGPQRFQTGARERGQGTGLGLTIALGQAQVIGARVDLSNGRDGGAVAVVDLPRARPPRAAGDSPAAA
- a CDS encoding gamma-glutamylcyclotransferase family protein, with translation MPEPTALPFFVYGTLRPGECNHAALLTGRVAREDPALLPGAVLYEGPGYPYAVEEPQAEPIRGELVTPLPSAHDRLLISLDLLEEYAPGDPRNLYERVVREVTRTADGAAVRAWVYVAAPRVEARLRASGTVIEGGDWSSFRLRK
- the soxR gene encoding redox-sensitive transcriptional activator SoxR encodes the protein MTSHLAPDAREATVGEIARRSGVATSALRFYEREGLIKSRRTGGNQRRYSRDTLRRVAFIRTSQGLGIPLATIRDVLGLLPEDRTPTREDWARISERWRADLDARIRTLERLRDSLSDCIGCGCLSLTKCTLSNPRDDLGSRGPGARRFVEDPSSAGGRGSAAPDAS
- a CDS encoding NADPH-dependent FMN reductase codes for the protein MTETTAPSAVIESASAVTEFASAADSESAAAPLRVAVVIGSNREGRFGPVVAEWLLARVRERTDLVVDVVDLADADLPTSLSFNPSDAVSAELAKVTPKLAAADAFIVLTPEYNHSYPASLKSLIDWHGAEWQAKPVALVSYGGLSGGLRAVEHLRPVLAELHAVTIRDTVSFHNAGALFDAEGNHQDPAGADAAAKTMLDQLAWWAWALRSAKEVRPYGS